The Nitrospiria bacterium nucleotide sequence ACAATATTTTAATTCCTTCCGCCTGGGACAGCCGTTTGATGAATACTCTTATATTTTTGAGGTTCAATCACTGGTAGGTCCTCCCGAAGGACCGGAGGATCTTTAAAAATATGATCAGTATAGAAGTAGCTCAGAAACGTCTAGAAAATATTCAATGCGCGGCGTGTAAAAAATCAAGGTTTTTCATCATTCCAAAACCTACGGCCGCCTTTAATGAGGATTTATATACAGCACGGTGCCTGGACTGTCCCTATACCTTTCCGATCGGTATCCCCACCCAACCCGTTTCACAAACACAACCCGACACCGCCCAATGGCTCTCTGGAATACCCTGCCCCAAATGTGAAGAGCTGGGGGTAAACTTTAATTTTCGCTGTACTCTAAGTGTAAGAGACACCTTTTATTTTGTCACCTGTAGAGGATGCAAGCACACCTTTCATGAAAAGGCCCACATGGAAGCCTTTGAATAGTCTGTGGAAACCCTAAAAAAAGGCTATTTTTGAGAACACTCTTTCTCTATAAATTCAATGAGCGCACGGTAGGAAACTTCCCGGATTCCCGTTTTTTCCAAGGCATTTCCCGCATTGGAGGAAAGCCAGACCATATCTTTTACATACATTCGAGCTTGGTCGCAAATTTTCCACATGAGGTGGGTGAACTGCCCGGTAATACCCTCTTGAAGCCCCTCTGATTCCTTCCGGTCATCCAAAATCATCAACAGGTCCATCAATGCATCATCATGGTTGTAATGATCCAGTTTGTATTTCCAAAAAACATTGGAAAAGGCTTCCTGGCGAGCTTGTTCAACCAGATCCTGCATGTACTCTTTTAAAACACCTATTTCATGGCCTGAAAGTTTCAATCACAACCCTTATTTACTTACTTTTCCTTGATTGCAGAAAACCTTTCTTATTTCAGGATAATGAACCCCATCATTTTCTGTCACTTTCCTATCTTTAAAAGAAACCCCTAAAATGAGTCTATCTTATTGTAAAATTTAATGAAACCTATAAATTCAATAGATTCTAAATCAATCCCCTGGTTTTTTAAAAAAGGGTAGACATTATGTTTTTCACTTTGTTATAATGTGAAGCTTTCATAGGGATTTTAGAAGGTTTTTTTTTCAATTAGGAGGAAATATTAAAAATGTCCGCTGATTTTCTTAAAGAAGTTAAGAATTTATTGGAAATTGTAATTGGGCCAGCTGAAATTGCCGAAAAAGTTACTGAATTTGGGTTTAAAAACGTTGATGAACTTTTAAAAGCCAATAATTTGTCTAAAATTCCCGACCTCCCTTCCAAAGAAAAATTAGAGCTGGCAAAGGAGCAAAATAAGGCACTTATTTTTCGAATTTCTAAGGATGCAACCGGGAAGGAAATTAACCTGGCCCTCTTAAAAGAGAAGTTTGGGGGATTAATTTACTCCTCCTGGTATTTAACCCCTCCCTTACCGATTGCAAAAGAGGCCATCCCCACAGGTTGGGCCCTGGTTGATTTGGACCCCTTGGCTGGTTCCACAGAAAAAACCTATGATGAACAAAAAAAGTTTATCGAAGGAAAACCCCTTCATTTTAAAACCCCAGCTGCCGATGCCTATGATTTATTAGTCACATTTAAGGCCACGGGACAGTATTTTCGAAAATCCCCAAATAATGGCCGGACCGCAGCGGTGGTCAACGATGAACCCATCAAGATCAGCCATTTTGATAAAGCGGGAATGTGTATTTCAAAAGGATGGGGTAAAACGGTTAAAAGTCCGGAAATTGGAGCAACTACAGAAATGATTTTATCATAGAAATTTCTTTTGATTAGGAAAGGGAAGCAATGGAAACACAAGTCAAAGAGGGCGAATTATTTAAAGACCGAAATGAAAAGGAAAAACATCCCAGGGTTATTCGCATCAAACGTGTGGAGAAAATGGGACCCCTAACCTATGTTTTTTTCATGGCAGAAAATCAGGCCGCTCAAGCGATCCATCCTAATGGTGGATTCATCCCGCTAGATAGCTTTTTCAAGCTTTGGGCACCTTACCAGCCCCAAACCCCTAAGAAATAAGCATTTTTATTTTTTAAAAAAAAGCCCTTCAACAGTTTGTTGAAGGGCCGTTTTTTTTAACCTTAAATCCCAGTTAAATATTCTGCATAAAATGACCGAGATTCTCTTTATCATCATCCGTCATTTTATTAGGATCCTTTTCCCCGCCATTGGACTTCCCACTTTTTGAGTTTTGAAACCGCCCCGGAGAAACTTTCTTTAACCCTCCCATCACGGTCTCAACGATCAACTCAACCGGTAAAGACATTCCACCAAACACTCTTGGACCACCAACAATCAGAGGATTATTTTCAAGCTCTCCATAAAGGGCTGATTTCACTTCTTTTGCCATCCAGCCCACATAGTTATATTCTGGACAAACAATCAATTTTGCTTTCTTGCAGGCTTCCTGAAGCTCACGGTTTGGAAATGGGCGAAGGGAACGAATTTTTACCAACCCGGCACGAACGCCTTGTTCTGCAAGGAGTCGAACTGCCTCTCGAGATTGAGCTGCTGCAGATCCGGAGGCAACCAGTATAATCTCAGCATCAGGATCTTGAATTTCTAACAGGCCACCCATATAGTGATTGATGTATTTCCTTGAACGCTCTGTGGCAGCCCAAACCTCCTGTTGCCAAACATTATGAATATTGTAGGACATAAAATTACTTTTCTGCACCGGGGCATCTCGCTGAAGCCTCGCCGGGGGATTTTCTGCATCGAGAACGGGAACAGCCCCGCGGTAAGGCTCCCGGGGAGGAATTTTAATATTTTTAGGGGGCATCCACACATATCCTCGCGCATGGGTGACGAAAAAGCCGTCATAGGCAACTCCCACTGGAAGGGTAACGTCATTGGCTTCACTAATTAAAAATCCTTTCAGAATAAAGTCAAACACGTCCTGCTGATTCTCCGCGTGAAATAGAACCATTCCGCAATTCAAAAGATACGTGATTTCGATATTATCCGGTTGAATTGCCAATGGCGCATTCACCACACGACAGGTAAAAATGGCAACAGCAGGAAGACGATGTCCCGGCCAAGAAGCAATAGGTTCAATCCCCCGTAATGTCCCGGGGCCAGCGGTTGCAGTGAAACACCGAACCCCTGCACGGGAGGCTCCTGCCATCGTGGACATCACACCATATTCTTCTTCCCCGCGATAATATTCCTTAATATATCCTTCTCCATACAAAACCCCAATCAGCTGCATCGTTTCACTTTGAGGTGTAATGGGGTATGCAATGGAAAAATCTACATTGGCGCGACGAATAGCCTCCTTGCCAGCTTCGCTACCCGTGATAAACTCCTTATTTCTGGGAGCTTCGAAAAAGAAATAGTCCGGACTAACCACCCTTTGCTTTTTGGCTTCCGCGTGGGGATCTTTTCCTGGTTCTGTCTTTACCACCGGGGTTGAACTGATCACATCACCCTGCGGATTTGTTTTCTGTTCTGTTTCTAAGGATTCACTCATTTTTCTTCTCCCCCTACTAAAATGAGAAGTTATTTTTTAAAGCGCACCTTCCGGCTTTCCTAGGTCTGGGGATACCCCCATCGGCACTTGCGCCAAATCAAAATTCTTTCCCGAACGAGCCGCCTCTACAATTTTCGCCCATTCCTCGGGTGTATGAACCACAATTTTCTTCCCATCCAGCGGCCCGAATCCTCCTGTGGGAGGGGCAGAGGGAGCAGGAATTCCCATTTCCTCTCTAACCCGTCGAATGACATCAGCCTGTTTCCAAAGTTTTTTTGCATCGCAATCCCG carries:
- a CDS encoding transketolase C-terminal domain-containing protein, translating into MSESLETEQKTNPQGDVISSTPVVKTEPGKDPHAEAKKQRVVSPDYFFFEAPRNKEFITGSEAGKEAIRRANVDFSIAYPITPQSETMQLIGVLYGEGYIKEYYRGEEEYGVMSTMAGASRAGVRCFTATAGPGTLRGIEPIASWPGHRLPAVAIFTCRVVNAPLAIQPDNIEITYLLNCGMVLFHAENQQDVFDFILKGFLISEANDVTLPVGVAYDGFFVTHARGYVWMPPKNIKIPPREPYRGAVPVLDAENPPARLQRDAPVQKSNFMSYNIHNVWQQEVWAATERSRKYINHYMGGLLEIQDPDAEIILVASGSAAAQSREAVRLLAEQGVRAGLVKIRSLRPFPNRELQEACKKAKLIVCPEYNYVGWMAKEVKSALYGELENNPLIVGGPRVFGGMSLPVELIVETVMGGLKKVSPGRFQNSKSGKSNGGEKDPNKMTDDDKENLGHFMQNI